CTGTAATTTCAAGGCTGGAGGAATTGTGCACATCAGGCTTCCATGTTGTTCCAGTTTGTTCACAGTGGGTCTGAGTATGTTCAGTAGTCCAGTTTGGGGAATGGGTGTATTTGCCATTGATTCACATGTGAATCctctattattttcaaaatatttggccACAGAAGCTTTTTTCCACTTAACAGCTGTTAACAGTCTATTTACAGAGCAGTGGTTCCCAGATTTTTGGATTTCATGGATCAGTAATACTTCCAAAAATTCTTAGAATTGCCAATTTATTTTGCCCAGGAATCTGAAAGAAATCCTATGTGTTATTACAGCTTTTTCTTCAGAAGGAGGATAATCTCAGAAAAAGAAGTCATCCTTTACGTGGAATAAATGAAACTTTGGGAAGAACACTGCATTgtccttatttttctcattcacGGTGCCTTTGGAAGCACTATTTTATGGGACTCACTTAAGGGAGTGCTGCTTTATAAAAATGTGCCCACATATGAAAAGAGCAGAATAGTAAACTTAAAAGAAGTTGTAGGAAGTTTTTTTTTGCAAACGGTGCTGGGAATTAAATCCAGGGCGTCTCTTGCGTGCTAGGCATGTGTTGTGCTATGTCCGCCTCCCCAGCCCAGAAGAAAAGACTGCATTATTGCTTTGTGATTGTTTTGGATTTAAAGCTCTTTATATGAGTTGCAAATGTATTAGATCAAGCAACATCTGTGAGTTCAGTAAAGGCCTAATACAGTTATAGGTAGGTTTCCCCAGACCAATTAGTTTTgatacataattttttaattggtggtacttgaatttgaactcagggcctcctgcttgctagataggtgctctaccacttgagccactccaccagtccttttttgtgttcggtgtttttgagatagagtctcacaaactgtttgccctggttggctttgaactgcaatcctcctgaactgaagctactctgcctcctgagtagctaggattacaggggttagccaccagtgcccagcttgataCACAGAATTTTAAACGAACAAAAGTACCATTACCTATAGAGAGTAAATTAATATACTATAGTAGTATAATTGTGGCAATAGGAATATTCAGAAGGGTAGTTAGAACATTACTTCTTTAGGCTATCAGTGTTAtataaagatttatttcttttagtaACTTTCAGACTTGAAAGCATAAACtaaatgattctttaaaaaaaattttttttcccataaGGAAGGCTTAAATTTCCATTAACCAAGGAAATAGGGTCAGCCTTGAAAAATCAAGGAGTTAATTTTACTCaatgaagggaaataaaaatgactagCTCAGCATTCTGTTCCTAAATTCAGGTCTATTTTTATAAACTAATGTAAATGATGTTTATATTAGAGTTCTaactggttttcatttttataactggTAGACTAGATCTTCCTTAAACTTTTAGAAATAAAGTGAAGTCTCAACTGACcttgtgagaaaataattttctttgtccTAGAACAAGATGGTTACTATGTGTCTAATTGTGCTAATGTAAATTGAAATTTACCAAAGAAATCCTAATTTTGCTTGGTCTACAGAAAAGTTCTGTTGAAAGAACCTTCTTTCTAGTAAATAAAACTTCCCAAATTACCAGTACCATGGGCTGTTTTTCACGAATTACAAGACTCAGCCTCCCATATGATCTTATGTTCTCTTGGAAAAGTGTCACGGGGTAAACTTAAGTCTAAGCAGTAGCGTACAACAGTGTCCCGCCAGGCAGGAGAGTCAGACCCTTTGCCTTCTGAGGCACTTTTCTCCCTCGCTATGGACTTTCAAGTTTGTTGCTGACTGAAGGCAAGATGTTAATCCTATTGAATGACCTGGAAACTGAGTGGATATCTATAGATCCCTGTTTGGAAATAAACATTATCTTAAGATAACTTTAGTTTTCAAAAATCTCTTTGTGACCCATTTCTGTGGTGCTTAACCATGCCTATTTTCTCAACAGACCTTGGTTTCTACTTTCTCATGTTGTGAAACACTGTTTTCAAGACTCAGAAGAAGAGTGGTAAGAACAGAGCGAAgccttattttttgcagtgctggggcttgaaatcagggtctacaccttgaggcaccccaccagcccttttttttttttttgagataggatctcatgaactattttcctgagctggcttcaaaccacgatcctcctgatctctgcctcctaagtcattaggattacaggtgtgagccactggcgcccagccacatttgttttttaaggtttgacatttaaaatatggtttgtgattcatttcattttaaaaatcatgagaaCACTTCAAAAGAGTAAGATAATTGAAAGAGGAGAACAAGTGTTTAGTTAGCAAATTCATTGTGAATTCTTTGATTTAAAATCAAACAATTGTTAGCAATATTATGCAAAAAATTCTCATACACTCACTTTAAATTACAATGgtactttatttttatagtcaCAAGATTTGACACTTCAAAAAAAAGGATaccacttaaaataataaaatggaatgcTTATTAAACTTACAACAGACATAATGTTCAGCTGAGAATCACTTCAACAGGCTAAGGCTCTTAAGACACCAAAGAAACCAATACCTGCTGGTATATGCCATGCAAGTCTCTTACTGCGTGGGTTAGAGGTGGCCCTGGTTCTTTGTGGTTACCATTATCATCATAAAACCAGTTTTAGCATAGTTATGCTTCATTCTGCTCAAGAAGTTAAAACTGCTCCTTTTCCCcaaaaaagttatcaaaactTGATTTCCTCCTATCATTCTGAAGGAGCCAGTATAAATCTATTCTTCTGTTCCTGAAAACAGCAAAGTTTAATGTTTCAGTGACATTGACATATGATGTACCAGGTTTACTTAGGCAAGTCAGCGCTCCTGGACTTGGGGGCAGTATATGTGGCAGAATGTGTTTGTTCAAGtagaatttggggaaaattgGGATCCAATGAGAATCCATTTGACTGTAGTGTTGACCCTCAATTAACTCTCCATAGGGAATGATTAAGCCATCAAAACTAAACATTTCTATGTTCAGATGCGTCTCTGTACTAACACTTCTGAGAGGTAATCCAAAGgaatgaagacagaaaaatgcCAATTCCTTAAATGGACCTTTCTGTCTCCTTCACTGATTCCATCCCttttcccccctccaaaaaaccaGTTTAAAATCCTTTCAGTGAACAAACTGCTGTGTAGTGTATAAGCTGCTCAGGATGATGGACTTGTACTCTTAGCTCTGAAATTTGGACGTCTGCTTAGGTTCAGGTTCCTTTtaaaatactgtcaaaaaaatttgATCTCTAGGTGTAGACAGCACAAGTTAAATTAGCCTAACGTGAAATCTCTttgaattttcaaatgaaaaccataGGGTTCTTTGTGGCTAAAACCTAAATCTGAATTATTCGTGTCTGGCATTGtgtaaacatatttttaagttcattttgcTGGATTTCATTAAGCACTTCAGGTTCTGCAGGACTCTTCTGAACTTTTGCCACTGCCAAGTTTATCCCATGGGTTAACCCAGCTTGGGTAATACTAGCAACCTGGACCATCGAGCTTCGAATCTTTGCAAAGGGGGAGACTGCTCTGCTACTACTGCTCTCTGACGGAGAAGGAGTTACATGCAGCCCTGTCTCAAGCTCCACCATGCTGGAACCAGAGCCAGGTGTCTTTTGAGAGAGAACTGAGTATGCTGGTTCAACTGACAAAAACTGTGGGCCTGTTGCAGGAAAAGATACATCTAATTGAGATGGTCGGGAAGGTGTCTGTTCTGTTGATTCTGAATGGTTTTCTTCATTAGAAACTTGACTGGTCATTTGATTTCCTTCCTCACTAGCTTGCTGAGATACAGACGTGGTCTCTGATAGGTCCATCATTTTGTTTTGTGCATCTTGCACAAATCTGTGGCAGTAAATATCCATAGGCTTGGCAAAGCCAGTCAGTAAGTGCACGTTGTCAGCAGAAGGACTTTTCTTCAAAGGAGACTCCTGGCCTTTTCCAAGCCCGCTTCCATAACCAACAGTGACCTCTGGAGGAGCATGAATACTAGTGTCGGTGCTGCTAATAGACTGGGATCGACTACCCAACCGAGGTGCAGAAGCAATAATACCACAACTAGGGAGAACATAGTCTACCGGCCCTAAGCTCTCTGAAGAATTAGCTAGCTGCCTATCTTCATCAGACCTGGAATTTGTAAGGAATTCATCAGAGTGGTATGAGTCATTTTCTGAAGAAATGTCCCCATCAGACTCTGCCTGGACCTTATTATTATCCATCACCCCCGAGTTTTCCATAGTCTCAAGACTACTGTCTGACTTCCAAAGATTGACTTTTAAGTTTGGTTTTAGAAAGTTAACTTTCATTTCAGGTTTAGTAAAGTTGCCTAACTTTCGTAGGTTACCAATATTTACATTGGATTTGGTCTGCTTCACTTTTTGATTTAGAGATGAAAATTtgctcattaaaaattttttcccttGGGCCAACGAGCCTTGATTTTGAGATCTGATACCAATGATGTCTTCATGAGCTTTACTGCTCTTCCTataaattagaagagaaaaaagttaattttcCATGGAACTCAAAATACTCATTTCCGTTTAATATAAGTGAAAGTGCTTTATTAAAATTAGCTCCAAGTTCTTGGAGTAGTGGATTGCTAATTGCTAAACTCAGATCATCTCTGTAGTTGACATTGAAGTACCATCAATCAACAGAAATGTGTTACATTTAATTGTAAATTTTCTAGCTGCTGCATTTGAAACAGGTGAATtgatttttaataacattttacttAACCCAATATATACAACATTCCATTTCAGCATATacaacaaatttttcttttttttaaagcacatctCTAAAATGGCAATGTGTAGTATTGTTAGGGCACACCTTAACTGAAACTAGTcacatttcagaggtttcaaagTCCCATGTTATGGGTGGCTACCATTCTGGGCAGTGCAGGTTGAAACCAGCAGCAAACTTATTTGGTGTTCCTGTCATCAGTCATGACAGCTGTGAGAGTAGAAGTCTGGTGTTTTAGTATATACATCAATATTCTTACCATGCAGGTTTACTGACCAGGAGAATACTGCAGAAAAAATAGGAGGTTAAAGAGCtactgagggctggtggagtggctcaagggtagagcacctgcctagcaagtgtgacaccctgagttcaaaccccagtaccaaaaaaaaaaaaaacgagctACTGAAAGAGTTCTTTcctgtaacaaaagacaggatGGCGGTgtggcaagtggtagagtacctagagtgcctgtctagcaagtgcctgaccccaggactgcaaacaaacaaaaaggactgaaTAATTTTCCTTTAGAGGCGCAATTGGCTGTCCTCCCCAGTGAAAAGTGGACCAAGAAGCTTGATCAGTCCTCAGGAGGAGGAAAGACACAAATTCTAAATGCAAAATAATCTGTTAATAGCCATTCTCTTCCCAAATTAAAGTGTTTAAAATGTACCATTTTCTCTGTA
The sequence above is a segment of the Castor canadensis chromosome 7, mCasCan1.hap1v2, whole genome shotgun sequence genome. Coding sequences within it:
- the Inpp5f gene encoding phosphatidylinositide phosphatase SAC2 isoform X3; this encodes MVIINLVDQAGREKIIGDAYLKQVLLFNNSHLTYVSFDFHEHCRGMKFENVQTLTDAIYDIILDMKWCWVDQAGVICKQEGIFRVNCMDCLDRTNVVQAAIARVVMEQQLKKLGVMPPEQPLPVKCNRIYQIMWANNGDSISRQYAGTAALKGDFTRTGERKLAGVMKDGVNSANRYYLNRFKDAYRQAVIDLMQGIPVTEDLYSIFTKEKEHEALHKENQRSHQELISQLLQSYMKLLLPDDEKFHGGWALIDCDPSLIDATHRDVDVLLLLSNSAYYVAYYDDEVDKVNQYQRLSLEDLEKIEIGPEPTLFGKPKFSCMRLHYRHKEASGYFHTLRAVMRNPEEDGKDTLQCIAEMLQITKQAMGLDVPIIEKKLERKSSKAHEDIIGIRSQNQGSLAQGKKFLMSKFSSLNQKVKQTKSNVNIGNLRKLGNFTKPEMKVNFLKPNLKVNLWKSDSSLETMENSGVMDNNKVQAESDGDISSENDSYHSDEFLTNSRSDEDRQLANSSESLGPVDYVLPSCGIIASAPRLGSRSQSISSTDTSIHAPPEVTVGYGSGLGKGQESPLKKSPSADNVHLLTGFAKPMDIYCHRFVQDAQNKMMDLSETTSVSQQASEEGNQMTSQVSNEENHSESTEQTPSRPSQLDVSFPATGPQFLSVEPAYSVLSQKTPGSGSSMVELETGLHVTPSPSESSSSRAVSPFAKIRSSMVQVASITQAGLTHGINLAVAKVQKSPAEPEVLNEIQQNELKNMFTQCQTRIIQI
- the Inpp5f gene encoding phosphatidylinositide phosphatase SAC2 isoform X5 yields the protein MKLLLPDDEKFHGGWALIDCDPSLIDATHRDVDVLLLLSNSAYYVAYYDDEVDKVNQYQRLSLEDLEKIEIGPEPTLFGKPKFSCMRLHYRHKEASGYFHTLRAVMRNPEEDGKDTLQCIAEMLQITKQAMGLDVPIIEKKLERKSSKAHEDIIGIRSQNQGSLAQGKKFLMSKFSSLNQKVKQTKSNVNIGNLRKLGNFTKPEMKVNFLKPNLKVNLWKSDSSLETMENSGVMDNNKVQAESDGDISSENDSYHSDEFLTNSRSDEDRQLANSSESLGPVDYVLPSCGIIASAPRLGSRSQSISSTDTSIHAPPEVTVGYGSGLGKGQESPLKKSPSADNVHLLTGFAKPMDIYCHRFVQDAQNKMMDLSETTSVSQQASEEGNQMTSQVSNEENHSESTEQTPSRPSQLDVSFPATGPQFLSVEPAYSVLSQKTPGSGSSMVELETGLHVTPSPSESSSSRAVSPFAKIRSSMVQVASITQAGLTHGINLAVAKVQKSPAEPEVLNEIQQNELKNMFTQCQTRIIQI
- the Inpp5f gene encoding phosphatidylinositide phosphatase SAC2 isoform X6 translates to MCRDAIFVAWLKQQFWEGTLIDATHRDVDVLLLLSNSAYYVAYYDDEVDKVNQYQRLSLEDLEKIEIGPEPTLFGKPKFSCMRLHYRHKEASGYFHTLRAVMRNPEEDGKDTLQCIAEMLQITKQAMGLDVPIIEKKLERKSSKAHEDIIGIRSQNQGSLAQGKKFLMSKFSSLNQKVKQTKSNVNIGNLRKLGNFTKPEMKVNFLKPNLKVNLWKSDSSLETMENSGVMDNNKVQAESDGDISSENDSYHSDEFLTNSRSDEDRQLANSSESLGPVDYVLPSCGIIASAPRLGSRSQSISSTDTSIHAPPEVTVGYGSGLGKGQESPLKKSPSADNVHLLTGFAKPMDIYCHRFVQDAQNKMMDLSETTSVSQQASEEGNQMTSQVSNEENHSESTEQTPSRPSQLDVSFPATGPQFLSVEPAYSVLSQKTPGSGSSMVELETGLHVTPSPSESSSSRAVSPFAKIRSSMVQVASITQAGLTHGINLAVAKVQKSPAEPEVLNEIQQNELKNMFTQCQTRIIQI
- the Inpp5f gene encoding phosphatidylinositide phosphatase SAC2 isoform X4; the encoded protein is MKFENVQTLTDAIYDIILDMKWCWVDQAGVICKQEGIFRVNCMDCLDRTNVVQAAIARVVMEQQLKKLGVMPPEQPLPVKCNRIYQIMWANNGDSISRQYAGTAALKGDFTRTGERKLAGVMKDGVNSANRYYLNRFKDAYRQAVIDLMQGIPVTEDLYSIFTKEKEHEALHKENQRSHQELISQLLQSYMKLLLPDDEKFHGGWALIDCDPSLIDATHRDVDVLLLLSNSAYYVAYYDDEVDKVNQYQRLSLEDLEKIEIGPEPTLFGKPKFSCMRLHYRHKEASGYFHTLRAVMRNPEEDGKDTLQCIAEMLQITKQAMGLDVPIIEKKLERKSSKAHEDIIGIRSQNQGSLAQGKKFLMSKFSSLNQKVKQTKSNVNIGNLRKLGNFTKPEMKVNFLKPNLKVNLWKSDSSLETMENSGVMDNNKVQAESDGDISSENDSYHSDEFLTNSRSDEDRQLANSSESLGPVDYVLPSCGIIASAPRLGSRSQSISSTDTSIHAPPEVTVGYGSGLGKGQESPLKKSPSADNVHLLTGFAKPMDIYCHRFVQDAQNKMMDLSETTSVSQQASEEGNQMTSQVSNEENHSESTEQTPSRPSQLDVSFPATGPQFLSVEPAYSVLSQKTPGSGSSMVELETGLHVTPSPSESSSSRAVSPFAKIRSSMVQVASITQAGLTHGINLAVAKVQKSPAEPEVLNEIQQNELKNMFTQCQTRIIQI